From Syntrophorhabdaceae bacterium, one genomic window encodes:
- a CDS encoding aminopeptidase: MQRQSGWRSRSKEEIKEIFAFAEGYKGFLDEAKTEREAVRYITDALVDEGFSRDFSGDRVVAVNRAKEVMAFVRGSGDISEGLNIVVAHIDAPRLDLKQNPLYEDVDLALLRTHYYGGIKKYQWVAVPLAIHGVVVKANGESVDVCIGEKEDDPVFLIDDLLPHLSRKIQDEKKLADAIDGEKLVVLFGSLPLTGAEKEPVKQYVLKMLNDSYGMTEDDFITAELEVVPAFKARDVGVDRSMVGGYGQDDRVSAYTLLKGLCAAKDPRRHCLAIFTDKEEIGSEGSTSIRSTFIHVFLDDILAGMGVKADEALMRRILFRSKALSADVNGAVNPTFQEVHEKQNACFLGRGPCVTKFTGHMGKVGASDANAEYVAEIARLFDKEGVIWQTGELGKIDEGGGGTVAKHLAVYGMDIIDCGAPLLTMHSPYELSNKLDIFETYRAFQAFFKA, translated from the coding sequence ATGCAAAGACAATCCGGCTGGAGATCAAGATCAAAAGAAGAGATAAAAGAGATATTCGCCTTCGCCGAAGGCTACAAAGGTTTCCTCGACGAGGCCAAGACTGAACGGGAAGCCGTCAGATATATAACCGACGCTCTCGTAGATGAGGGCTTTTCCAGGGATTTCTCAGGGGACCGGGTCGTTGCCGTTAACCGTGCAAAGGAAGTGATGGCTTTCGTCCGGGGAAGCGGCGATATCTCGGAGGGGCTCAATATCGTTGTCGCCCATATCGACGCACCGCGGCTGGACCTCAAGCAAAACCCCCTCTATGAGGATGTTGACCTGGCGCTTCTGAGGACCCACTATTACGGAGGCATCAAGAAATACCAGTGGGTTGCGGTTCCGCTGGCCATACATGGCGTGGTCGTGAAGGCGAACGGTGAATCCGTTGATGTGTGCATAGGCGAGAAGGAGGACGATCCTGTTTTCCTCATCGACGACCTGCTGCCCCATCTCTCCAGAAAGATACAGGACGAGAAGAAGCTTGCCGACGCGATCGACGGTGAAAAGCTTGTCGTTCTCTTTGGGTCACTGCCGCTTACCGGGGCGGAAAAGGAACCGGTCAAGCAGTATGTGCTCAAAATGCTCAATGACTCCTACGGTATGACGGAGGATGATTTTATCACCGCGGAACTGGAGGTGGTGCCCGCCTTCAAGGCAAGGGATGTGGGCGTTGACCGCAGCATGGTTGGCGGCTACGGTCAGGACGACCGGGTTTCGGCATACACTCTCCTCAAGGGTTTGTGCGCCGCGAAGGACCCCCGCAGGCACTGTCTCGCCATATTCACCGACAAGGAAGAGATAGGCTCCGAAGGTTCTACCAGCATAAGATCCACTTTTATCCATGTATTTCTCGACGACATACTCGCCGGGATGGGAGTGAAGGCCGACGAGGCCCTGATGAGGAGGATCCTTTTTCGCTCAAAGGCGCTTTCCGCCGATGTGAATGGGGCAGTGAATCCCACCTTTCAGGAGGTCCACGAAAAGCAGAACGCCTGCTTTCTTGGCCGGGGGCCGTGCGTGACCAAGTTCACCGGGCACATGGGCAAGGTCGGCGCCAGCGACGCAAATGCCGAGTATGTTGCCGAGATCGCCAGGCTTTTTGATAAGGAAGGTGTAATCTGGCAAACAGGCGAACTGGGAAAGATCGATGAAGGCGGTGGGGGGACAGTGGCAAAACACCTCGCCGTTTACGGCATGGACATCATCGACTGCGGAGCGCCCCTTCTGACCATGCACTCACCCTACGAATTATCGAACAAGCTCGACATCTTTGAGACGTACCGGGCCTTTCAGGCCTTCTTCAAGGCGTAA